Within Streptomyces roseirectus, the genomic segment CCAGCCCATCACGGCCGCCGCCGCGAGCGAGGCGGCCAGCCGGGCGACGACCATCATCGGCGCGCCGGGGAACGCGACTGCCGTCGCCGTCAGCACAATTGGGTTCACGGCCGGCGCGGACAGCAGGAACGTGAACGCCGCCGCCGGGGCAACTCCCCGTCCGATCAGGCTGTTTGCCACCGGCACCGACGCGCATTCGCACCCCGGCAGCACAACTCCCGCCACACCGGCGACCGGTACGGCCAGCGCCGGACGCTTCGGGAGGGCCTTGCGGAACACGGACGCCGGGACGAACGCGTTGATCGCGCCCGACAGGGCCGTCCCCAGCAGCAGGAAGGGCAGCGCCTGCACGGTCACCGACAGGGCGACCGTCCGCCACGCCTCCATCGCCGGGGTGTCGCCCCAGCGGCCGAGGACGACGAGGAGGGTGCCGGGGACGAGGGCGGCGGCGAGCAGGAGGAGGGGGCCGTGCCGGGGCCAGGGGGACGGTTCGGCAGGGGTGACCTCACCCGGTACGTGGTCCTCTACTGCCGTCGGCCCCATTCCCGCCCCTGCCGGTGGTCCTCACATGTCCTCCACATGTTCCGACCAACATACCGGCGTCCCGGTCACGCCAGTGACTCGCGTACCGCCCTCACCAACGCCTGCGGCCTCGGGTCGGCCGTGACCGTCCTGCGGAAACCGTTGGTGACGTAGCCGAACGCGATGCCCGTCTCGGGGTCGGCGAAGGCGAGGGGGCCGCCGCGGCCGGGGTGGCCGAAGGAGGTGGGCGCGAGGAAGGGGGAGGCGGGGCCGTGCAGCATGTACCCCAGTCCGAAACGGGAGTTGACGACCAGGACGCGGTCTCGGCCCGACGACTGCTCCCCGCGCGCGAGTTCGACCGTCGCCGGGGTGAACAGGGCCTGTTTGCCGTCGAGTTCGCCGATCAGCGAGGCGTAGATCCGGGCCAGCCCGTCGGACGTCGCGACGCCGGTCGAGCCGGGGAGGGCCGCCGCGCGGTACACCGGGTCGTTCTCGTCGGCGTCCACGATCGCGCCGAACGCCCTGCGCGTAAGGGAGCCCGGGTCGGCGTACGCCTCGGCGATCGCCGGTTTGGGGCGCGACCTGAGGGCGCCGGCCTCCGTCG encodes:
- a CDS encoding permease — its product is MGPTAVEDHVPGEVTPAEPSPWPRHGPLLLLAAALVPGTLLVVLGRWGDTPAMEAWRTVALSVTVQALPFLLLGTALSGAINAFVPASVFRKALPKRPALAVPVAGVAGVVLPGCECASVPVANSLIGRGVAPAAAFTFLLSAPAVNPIVLTATAVAFPGAPMMVVARLAASLAAAAVMGWLWLRFGREEWLKPAVRHTGHEPGRSRWAEFREGFQHDFLHAGGFLVIGAMAAATFNVTVPRTWVDTFANSPWLSVVFLAALAIVIAVCSEADAFVAASLTGFSPTARLTFMVVGPMVDLKLIALQAGTFGRAFAVRFSAATTVVAVLCAVLIGEALL